From a region of the Herpetosiphonaceae bacterium genome:
- a CDS encoding CsbD family protein: MDENKERAKGKIDEVVGNIKQGVGSAFGNERMEAEGRAQELGGESRQDVAKGVGTMKGMAEEVKGNIKQGLGDLTDDERLQAEGKADELKGESRQRFNE, from the coding sequence ATGGACGAGAACAAAGAACGCGCCAAGGGCAAGATCGATGAGGTTGTCGGCAATATCAAGCAGGGTGTTGGCAGCGCATTCGGTAACGAGCGCATGGAGGCCGAGGGCCGCGCCCAGGAGCTGGGCGGCGAAAGCCGCCAGGATGTCGCCAAGGGCGTCGGTACGATGAAGGGCATGGCCGAGGAGGTCAAGGGCAACATCAAGCAGGGCCTCGGCGATCTGACCGACGACGAGCGCTTGCAGGCCGAAGGCAAGGCCGACGAGCTTAAGGGCGAAAGCCGCCAGCGCTTCAACGAGTAA